In a single window of the bacterium genome:
- the rplR gene encoding 50S ribosomal protein L18 — protein MSMILTGRERRKQRIRKKISGTTERPRLSVFRSLKHISAQVIDDGSGKTLCAASTYEKGLNSGVKTGNRSAAKLVGEAIAERAKSKGIEKVVFDRNGSIFHGRVKELADAARQKGLKF, from the coding sequence ATGAGCATGATTCTTACAGGCCGTGAGCGCCGCAAACAGCGCATACGCAAGAAAATCTCCGGAACGACGGAAAGACCGAGGCTATCCGTATTCCGCAGCCTCAAGCACATCAGCGCCCAGGTGATCGATGACGGTTCGGGCAAGACGCTGTGTGCGGCTTCGACCTACGAAAAGGGCCTGAATTCGGGCGTGAAGACCGGCAATCGCTCCGCGGCCAAGCTGGTCGGCGAGGCGATCGCGGAGCGCGCCAAGTCAAAGGGCATAGAGAAAGTGGTCTTCGATCGCAACGGGAGCATATTCCATGGCCGTGTCAAGGAACTCGCAGACGCTGCGCGGCAGAAAGGATTGAAGTTCTGA